From Thunnus albacares chromosome 22, fThuAlb1.1, whole genome shotgun sequence, the proteins below share one genomic window:
- the pygmb gene encoding phosphorylase, glycogen, muscle b, translated as MAKPLTDQDKRKQISVRGLAGVENVADLKTNFNRHLHFTLVKDRNVATKRDYYFALANTVRDHLVGRWIRTQQHYYEKDPKRVYYLSLEFYMGRTLQNTMVNLALENACDEATYQLGLDMEELQDIEEDAGLGNGGLGRLAACFLDSMASLGLAAYGYGIRYEFGIFNQKIVNGWQVEEADDWLRYGNPWEKARPEYMRPVHFYGRVEHTDEGVKWVDTQVVLALPYDTPVPGYRNNIVNTMRLWSAKAPCDFNLKDFNVGGYIQAVLDRNLAENISRVLYPNDNFFEGKELRLKQEYFVVAATLQDIIRRFKASKFGSTEFVRLDLSTLPDKVAIQLNDTHPAMAIPELMRILVDTEKLTWEEAWDIVVRTCAYTNHTVLPEALERWPIDLFQNLLPRHLEIIYEINRRHLERIAKLYPGDHDRLRRMSLIEEGDAKKINMAHLCIVGSHAVNGVARIHSEIIKDTVFKDFYEVDPEKFQNKTNGITPRRWLVMCNPGLAEVIAERIGEDYMRDLDQLKKLLDFVDDDAFIRDVAKVKQENKMKFAAHLEEHYKVKINVSSMFDVHVKRIHEYKRQLLNCLHIITLYNRIKKEPNKAWTPRTIMIGGKAAPGYHTAKMIIKLITSIGDIVNNDPVVGDRLKVIFLENYRVTLAEKVIPAADLSEQISTAGTEASGTGNMKFMLNGALTIGTMDGANVEMAEEAGEENLFIFGMRVPDVEALDKKGYDAVPYYNRIPELKQAIDQISGGFFSPSQPELFKDLVNMLMHHDRFKVFADYEAYIKCQDKVSALYKNPKEWTKMVIHNIAGCGKFSSDRTIAQYAREIWGMEPSLEKIAAPDDPR; from the exons ATGGCCAAGCCGCTCACAGACCAGGACAAGAGGAAGCAGATCTCAGTCCGGGGACTGGCCGGGGTGGAAAATGTTGCGGACCTGAAAACTAATTTCAACCGGCATCTCCATTTCACCCTGGTGAAGGACAGGAATGTGGCCACCAAGCGGGACTACTACTTCGCTCTGGCCAATACAGTCCGGGACCATCTGGTGGGCCGCTGGATCCGGACGCAGCAGCATTACTATGAGAAAGACCCGAAA cGTGTCTACTACCTCTCCCTGGAGTTTTACATGGGTCGCACTCTGCAGAACACCATGGTTAACCTGGCTTTAGAGAATGCCTGCGACGAAGCCACGTACCAG CTGGGCTTGGACATGGAGGAACTGCAGGACATCGAGGAAGATGCCGGTCTAGGCAACGGCGGGCTGGGTCGTCTGGCTG CTTGTTTCTTGGACTCCATGGCCTCTCTGGGTCTGGCTGCTTACGGATATGGCATCCGTTACGAGTTTGGCATCTTCAATCAGAAAATTGTCAACGGCTGGCAG GTAGAAGAGGCTGATGACTGGCTGCGTTATGGTAACCCCTGGGAGAAGGCTCGCCCTGAGTACATGCGTCCAGTCCACTTCTACGGACGAGTGGAGCACACAGATGAAGGAGTGAAATGGGTCGACACACAG GTGGTTCTGGCTCTTCCCTATGACACCCCAGTCCCCGGCTACAGAAACAACATTGTCAACACCATGAGACTGTGGTCTGCTAAGGCACCCTGTGATTTTAACCTCAAAGACT TTAATGTTGGTGGCTACATCCAAGCTGTGCTGGATAGAAACCTGGCTGAAAACATCTCCAGGGTTCTCTACCCCAACGACAAC TTCTTTGAAGGGAAGGAGCTGCGTCTGAAGCAGGAGTACTTTGTTGTAGCAGCCACTCTTCAAGACATCATCCGTCGATTCAAAGCCTCCAAGTTTGGCTCCACAGAGTTTGTGCGGTTGGACCTTTCAACACTGCCAGACAAG GTGGCCATCCAGCTGAATGACACCCACCCCGCTATGGCCATCCCTGAGCTCATGAGGATCCTGGTGGACACTGAGAAGCTCACTTGGGAGGAG GCCTGGGACATTGTGGTGCGTACCTGTGCCTACACCAACCACACTGTCCTGCCTGAAGCCCTGGAGCGCTGGCCCATCGATCTCTTCCAAAACCTGCTGCCTCGTCACCTGGAGATCATCTATGAGATCAACAGGAGGCACCTGGAG CGCATCGCTAAGCTTTACCCTGGAGATCATGACCGCTTGCGCCGAATGTCCCTGATTGAAGAGGGCGATGCCAAGAAAATCAACATGGCTCACCTGTGCATCGTGGGGTCTCATGCTGTCAACGGAGTGGCCCGCATCCACTCTGAAATCATCAAAGACACAGT GTTCAAGGACTTCTATGAGGTAGACCCTGAGAAGTTTCAGAACAAGACCAACGGCATCACACCCAGGCGCTGGCTGGTCATGTGCAACCCTGGCCTGGCTGAGGTCATCGCAgag agGATTGGTGAGGACTACATGCGTGACCTGGACCAGCTGAAGAAGCTTCTGGACTTTGTGGATGATGATGCCTTCATTAGGGATGTTGCCAAAGTCAAACAA GAGAACAAGATGAAGTTTGCCGCCCATCTTGAAGAGCACTACAAGGTAAAGATCAACGTCAGCTCCATGTTCGATGTCCATGTGAAGAGGATCCACGAGTACAAGAGGCAGCTGCTCAACTGCCTGCACATCATCACGCTGTACAACC GCATTAAGAAGGAGCCCAACAAGGCATGGACCCCCAGGACAATCATGATTGGAGGAAAG GCAGCTCCAGGTTACCACACTGCCAAGATGATCATCAAGCTGATCACATCAATTGGAGACATTGTCAACAATGACCCCGTGGTGGGAGATCGCCTCAAGGTCATCTTTCTTGAGAACTATCGCGTCACTCTGGCTGAGAAAG TCATCCCTGCAGCGGACCTGTCGGAGCAGATCTCCACAGCAGGCACTGAGGCCTCTGGTACCGGGAACATGAAGTTCATGCTGAACGGGGCCCTCACCATCGGCACCATGGATGGAGCCAACGTCGAGATGGCAGAGGAGGCCGGAGAGGAGAACCTTTTCATCTTTGGCATGAGGGTGCCTGACGTGGAGGCTCTGGACAAGAAGGG CTATGACGCTGTGCCATACTACAACCGTATCCCTGAGCTGAAGCAGGCAATAGATCAGATATCTGGAGGATTCTTCAGCCCCAGCCAGCCCGAACTCTTCAAAGACCTCGTCAACATGCTGATGCACCACGACAG GTTCAAGGTGTTTGCAGACTATGAAGCCTACATCAAATGTCAAGACAAAGTCAGCGCACTCTATAAG AACCCTAAAGAGTGGACCAAGATGGTGATCCATAACATTGCCGGCTGTGGTAAATTCTCCAGTGACCGCACCATTGCCCAGTATGCCAGGGAGATCTGGGGGATGGAGCCCAGTCTGGAGAAGATTGCTGCTCCTGATGATCCCCGCTAA
- the sf1 gene encoding splicing factor 1 isoform X3: MATGANATPLGKLHPSIGAKRGFDAGPGAGNGLMPTPGPPAAFPSLQGFQPSMPNTAFPQSHQFNAVAGFAAQAQQQPAVAAGLAKPVDFGQKKHRKKSRWSSETPDQKTVIPGMPTVIPPGLTRDQERAYIVQLQIEDLTRKLRTGDLGIPVNPEDRSPSPEPIYNSEGKRLNTREYRTRKKIEEERHSLITEMVGLNPDFKPPADYKPPATRVNDKVMIPQDEYPEINFVGLLIGPRGNTLKNIEKECCAKIMIRGKGSVKEGKVGRKDGQMLPGEDEPLHALVTANTMENVKKAVEQIRNILKQGIETPEDQNDLRKMQLRELARLNGTLREDDNRILRPWQNSEPRSITNTTLCTKCGGAGHISSDCKYTSSFAAHRATGGEPPQSAQDKARMDKEYLSLMAELGEAPVPSSGGGHSSTQGGAPRASGPNSNQPPPNRPPWMSSGPTENRNFHGMHGGPGGHGGPHNFPPPMPNMGGPPMPPNPNGLPPPWMQPPPPPMGQGPGPHGHPMGLLPPPMGMMPPPPPPPSSQPPPPPSGPLPPWQQQAPPPPPTSSMATSTPLPWQQNTTTTSSPGTATLPPWQQPQQPAASGAQPPPPMGTPSMVPPPPGVQPPLPPGAPPPPPPPPPGSTGMMYAPPPPPPPMDPSNFVTMMGMGVPGMPPFGMPPAPPPPPPQN, encoded by the exons ATGGCCACGGGAGCAAATGCAACTCCTTTAGGGAAGTTGCACCCCAGCATCGGCGCTAAACGAGGATTTGACGCTGGGCCTGGTGCAGGCAACGGGTTGATGCCGACGCCGGGGCCGCCTGCAGCCTTCCCGTCGCTACAAGGTTTCCAGCCCTCGATGCCAAACACAGCTTTTCCGCAGTCACATCAGTTCAATGCAGTGGCGGGTTTTGCGGCCCAGGCTCAACAACAACCAGCGGTGGCGGCCGGACTGGCCAAACCAG TAGATTTTGGtcagaagaaacacagaaagaaaagtcGTTGGAGCAGCGAGACGCCTGATCAGAAGACAGTCATACCGGGCATGCCCACTGTCATTCCCCCTGGACTAACCCGGGATCAAGAGAGAGCCTATATAG TCCAACTGCAGATTGAAGACCTGACTCGTAAACTGCGTACAGGAGACCTGGGAATCCCTGTTAACCCTGAGGACAG GTCTCCCTCTCCTGAGCCCATCTACAACAGTGAGGGCAAGAGGTTGAACACTCGCGAGTATCGCACGCGGAAGAAGATCGAAGAGGAACGTCACTCGCTCATCACTGAAATGGTCGGCCTCAACCCTGACTTCAAACCTCCTGCAGACTATAA ACCTCCGGCCACTAGAGTCAATGACAAAGTCATGATTCCCCAAGATGAATACCCCGAGATCAACTTTGTTGGTCTGCTTATTGGACCACG tGGTAATACCCTGAAGAACATTGAGAAGGAATGCTGCGCCAAGATCATGATCCGTGGTAAAGGATCTGTGAAGGAGGGGAAGGTTGGCCGAAAAGATGGACAAATGCTGCCAGGAGAGGACGAGCCTCTGCACGCCCTGGTCACTGCCAACACAATGGAGAATGTCAAGAAAGCTGTGGAGCAG ATTCGCAACATCCTTAAACAAGGCATTGAGACGCCTGAGGATCAGAATGACCTACGCAAGATGCAGCTGAGGGAGCTGGCCAGACTCAATGGTACACTGAGAGAAGATGACAACAG GATCCTTCGTCCTTGGCAGAACTCTGAGCCCCGCAGCATCACCAACACCACCCTCTGTACCAAATGTGGTGGAGCAGGCCACATCTCCTCTGACTGCAAGTACACAAG CTCATTCGCTGCCCACAGAGCAACTGGTGGTGAGCCTCCTCAGTCGGCCCAGGACAAGGCTCGTATGGACAAGGAGTATCTGTCCCTCATGGCTGAGCTGGGGGAGGCCCCAGTCCCTTCATCAGGTGGAGGACACTCCAGCACCCAGGGAGGAGCTCCTCGGGCCTCAGGACCCAATAGTAACCAGCCACCACCG aaCCGGCCTCCTTGGATGAGCTCTGGTCCAACTGAAAATAGGAACTTCCATGGCATGCACGGAGGGCCCGGCGGCCATGGAGGACCTCACAACTTCCCTCCCCCCATGCCCAACATGGGAGGCCCTCCTATGCCCCCCAACCCCAATGGCCTGCCTCCCCCCTGGATGcagccccctcctccccccatgGGCCAGGGTCCAGGACCTCACGGACATCCCATGG GTCTGCTGCCACCTCCAATGGGCATGATGCCgcctccaccccctccccccagcAGTCAGCCACCACCTCCCCCTTCTGGACCCCTGCCACCGTGGCAGCAGCAGGCTCCACCTCCCCCGCCAACCAGCAGCATGGCAACCAGCACACCGCTGCCCTGGCAACAGA ATACCACCACCACATCCAGCCCTGGCACCGCCACCCTGCCTCCATGgcagcagccccagcagccTGCAGCCTCCGGAGCCCAGCCCCCACCACCCATGGGTACCCCATCCATGGTGCCGCCTCCCCCCGGAGTCCAGCCCCCATTGCCCCCCggtgcccctcctcctccccctccaccacctccaggCTCAACCGGCATGATGTACGCCCCACCACCGCCCCCGCCACCAATGGACCCTTCCAACTTCGTCACCATGATGGGGATGGGTGTGCCAGGCATGCCCCCCTTCGGCATGCCTCCTgccccaccacctcctccaccccaGAATTAA
- the sf1 gene encoding splicing factor 1 isoform X1 — protein sequence MATGANATPLGKLHPSIGAKRGFDAGPGAGNGLMPTPGPPAAFPSLQGFQPSMPNTAFPQSHQFNAVAGFAAQAQQQPAVAAGLAKPVDFGQKKHRKKSRWSSETPDQKTVIPGMPTVIPPGLTRDQERAYIVQLQIEDLTRKLRTGDLGIPVNPEDRSPSPEPIYNSEGKRLNTREYRTRKKIEEERHSLITEMVGLNPDFKPPADYKPPATRVNDKVMIPQDEYPEINFVGLLIGPRGNTLKNIEKECCAKIMIRGKGSVKEGKVGRKDGQMLPGEDEPLHALVTANTMENVKKAVEQIRNILKQGIETPEDQNDLRKMQLRELARLNGTLREDDNRILRPWQNSEPRSITNTTLCTKCGGAGHISSDCKYTSSFAAHRATGGEPPQSAQDKARMDKEYLSLMAELGEAPVPSSGGGHSSTQGGAPRASGPNSNQPPPQNRPPWMSSGPTENRNFHGMHGGPGGHGGPHNFPPPMPNMGGPPMPPNPNGLPPPWMQPPPPPMGQGPGPHGHPMGLLPPPMGMMPPPPPPPSSQPPPPPSGPLPPWQQQAPPPPPTSSMATSTPLPWQQNTTTTSSPGTATLPPWQQPQQPAASGAQPPPPMGTPSMVPPPPGVQPPLPPGAPPPPPPPPPGSTGMMYAPPPPPPPMDPSNFVTMMGMGVPGMPPFGMPPAPPPPPPQN from the exons ATGGCCACGGGAGCAAATGCAACTCCTTTAGGGAAGTTGCACCCCAGCATCGGCGCTAAACGAGGATTTGACGCTGGGCCTGGTGCAGGCAACGGGTTGATGCCGACGCCGGGGCCGCCTGCAGCCTTCCCGTCGCTACAAGGTTTCCAGCCCTCGATGCCAAACACAGCTTTTCCGCAGTCACATCAGTTCAATGCAGTGGCGGGTTTTGCGGCCCAGGCTCAACAACAACCAGCGGTGGCGGCCGGACTGGCCAAACCAG TAGATTTTGGtcagaagaaacacagaaagaaaagtcGTTGGAGCAGCGAGACGCCTGATCAGAAGACAGTCATACCGGGCATGCCCACTGTCATTCCCCCTGGACTAACCCGGGATCAAGAGAGAGCCTATATAG TCCAACTGCAGATTGAAGACCTGACTCGTAAACTGCGTACAGGAGACCTGGGAATCCCTGTTAACCCTGAGGACAG GTCTCCCTCTCCTGAGCCCATCTACAACAGTGAGGGCAAGAGGTTGAACACTCGCGAGTATCGCACGCGGAAGAAGATCGAAGAGGAACGTCACTCGCTCATCACTGAAATGGTCGGCCTCAACCCTGACTTCAAACCTCCTGCAGACTATAA ACCTCCGGCCACTAGAGTCAATGACAAAGTCATGATTCCCCAAGATGAATACCCCGAGATCAACTTTGTTGGTCTGCTTATTGGACCACG tGGTAATACCCTGAAGAACATTGAGAAGGAATGCTGCGCCAAGATCATGATCCGTGGTAAAGGATCTGTGAAGGAGGGGAAGGTTGGCCGAAAAGATGGACAAATGCTGCCAGGAGAGGACGAGCCTCTGCACGCCCTGGTCACTGCCAACACAATGGAGAATGTCAAGAAAGCTGTGGAGCAG ATTCGCAACATCCTTAAACAAGGCATTGAGACGCCTGAGGATCAGAATGACCTACGCAAGATGCAGCTGAGGGAGCTGGCCAGACTCAATGGTACACTGAGAGAAGATGACAACAG GATCCTTCGTCCTTGGCAGAACTCTGAGCCCCGCAGCATCACCAACACCACCCTCTGTACCAAATGTGGTGGAGCAGGCCACATCTCCTCTGACTGCAAGTACACAAG CTCATTCGCTGCCCACAGAGCAACTGGTGGTGAGCCTCCTCAGTCGGCCCAGGACAAGGCTCGTATGGACAAGGAGTATCTGTCCCTCATGGCTGAGCTGGGGGAGGCCCCAGTCCCTTCATCAGGTGGAGGACACTCCAGCACCCAGGGAGGAGCTCCTCGGGCCTCAGGACCCAATAGTAACCAGCCACCACCG cagaaCCGGCCTCCTTGGATGAGCTCTGGTCCAACTGAAAATAGGAACTTCCATGGCATGCACGGAGGGCCCGGCGGCCATGGAGGACCTCACAACTTCCCTCCCCCCATGCCCAACATGGGAGGCCCTCCTATGCCCCCCAACCCCAATGGCCTGCCTCCCCCCTGGATGcagccccctcctccccccatgGGCCAGGGTCCAGGACCTCACGGACATCCCATGG GTCTGCTGCCACCTCCAATGGGCATGATGCCgcctccaccccctccccccagcAGTCAGCCACCACCTCCCCCTTCTGGACCCCTGCCACCGTGGCAGCAGCAGGCTCCACCTCCCCCGCCAACCAGCAGCATGGCAACCAGCACACCGCTGCCCTGGCAACAGA ATACCACCACCACATCCAGCCCTGGCACCGCCACCCTGCCTCCATGgcagcagccccagcagccTGCAGCCTCCGGAGCCCAGCCCCCACCACCCATGGGTACCCCATCCATGGTGCCGCCTCCCCCCGGAGTCCAGCCCCCATTGCCCCCCggtgcccctcctcctccccctccaccacctccaggCTCAACCGGCATGATGTACGCCCCACCACCGCCCCCGCCACCAATGGACCCTTCCAACTTCGTCACCATGATGGGGATGGGTGTGCCAGGCATGCCCCCCTTCGGCATGCCTCCTgccccaccacctcctccaccccaGAATTAA
- the sf1 gene encoding splicing factor 1 isoform X4 gives MATGANATPLGKLHPSIGAKRGFDAGPGAGNGLMPTPGPPAAFPSLQGFQPSMPNTAFPQSHQFNAVAGFAAQAQQQPAVAAGLAKPDFGQKKHRKKSRWSSETPDQKTVIPGMPTVIPPGLTRDQERAYIVQLQIEDLTRKLRTGDLGIPVNPEDRSPSPEPIYNSEGKRLNTREYRTRKKIEEERHSLITEMVGLNPDFKPPADYKPPATRVNDKVMIPQDEYPEINFVGLLIGPRGNTLKNIEKECCAKIMIRGKGSVKEGKVGRKDGQMLPGEDEPLHALVTANTMENVKKAVEQIRNILKQGIETPEDQNDLRKMQLRELARLNGTLREDDNRILRPWQNSEPRSITNTTLCTKCGGAGHISSDCKYTSSFAAHRATGGEPPQSAQDKARMDKEYLSLMAELGEAPVPSSGGGHSSTQGGAPRASGPNSNQPPPNRPPWMSSGPTENRNFHGMHGGPGGHGGPHNFPPPMPNMGGPPMPPNPNGLPPPWMQPPPPPMGQGPGPHGHPMGLLPPPMGMMPPPPPPPSSQPPPPPSGPLPPWQQQAPPPPPTSSMATSTPLPWQQNTTTTSSPGTATLPPWQQPQQPAASGAQPPPPMGTPSMVPPPPGVQPPLPPGAPPPPPPPPPGSTGMMYAPPPPPPPMDPSNFVTMMGMGVPGMPPFGMPPAPPPPPPQN, from the exons ATGGCCACGGGAGCAAATGCAACTCCTTTAGGGAAGTTGCACCCCAGCATCGGCGCTAAACGAGGATTTGACGCTGGGCCTGGTGCAGGCAACGGGTTGATGCCGACGCCGGGGCCGCCTGCAGCCTTCCCGTCGCTACAAGGTTTCCAGCCCTCGATGCCAAACACAGCTTTTCCGCAGTCACATCAGTTCAATGCAGTGGCGGGTTTTGCGGCCCAGGCTCAACAACAACCAGCGGTGGCGGCCGGACTGGCCAAACCAG ATTTTGGtcagaagaaacacagaaagaaaagtcGTTGGAGCAGCGAGACGCCTGATCAGAAGACAGTCATACCGGGCATGCCCACTGTCATTCCCCCTGGACTAACCCGGGATCAAGAGAGAGCCTATATAG TCCAACTGCAGATTGAAGACCTGACTCGTAAACTGCGTACAGGAGACCTGGGAATCCCTGTTAACCCTGAGGACAG GTCTCCCTCTCCTGAGCCCATCTACAACAGTGAGGGCAAGAGGTTGAACACTCGCGAGTATCGCACGCGGAAGAAGATCGAAGAGGAACGTCACTCGCTCATCACTGAAATGGTCGGCCTCAACCCTGACTTCAAACCTCCTGCAGACTATAA ACCTCCGGCCACTAGAGTCAATGACAAAGTCATGATTCCCCAAGATGAATACCCCGAGATCAACTTTGTTGGTCTGCTTATTGGACCACG tGGTAATACCCTGAAGAACATTGAGAAGGAATGCTGCGCCAAGATCATGATCCGTGGTAAAGGATCTGTGAAGGAGGGGAAGGTTGGCCGAAAAGATGGACAAATGCTGCCAGGAGAGGACGAGCCTCTGCACGCCCTGGTCACTGCCAACACAATGGAGAATGTCAAGAAAGCTGTGGAGCAG ATTCGCAACATCCTTAAACAAGGCATTGAGACGCCTGAGGATCAGAATGACCTACGCAAGATGCAGCTGAGGGAGCTGGCCAGACTCAATGGTACACTGAGAGAAGATGACAACAG GATCCTTCGTCCTTGGCAGAACTCTGAGCCCCGCAGCATCACCAACACCACCCTCTGTACCAAATGTGGTGGAGCAGGCCACATCTCCTCTGACTGCAAGTACACAAG CTCATTCGCTGCCCACAGAGCAACTGGTGGTGAGCCTCCTCAGTCGGCCCAGGACAAGGCTCGTATGGACAAGGAGTATCTGTCCCTCATGGCTGAGCTGGGGGAGGCCCCAGTCCCTTCATCAGGTGGAGGACACTCCAGCACCCAGGGAGGAGCTCCTCGGGCCTCAGGACCCAATAGTAACCAGCCACCACCG aaCCGGCCTCCTTGGATGAGCTCTGGTCCAACTGAAAATAGGAACTTCCATGGCATGCACGGAGGGCCCGGCGGCCATGGAGGACCTCACAACTTCCCTCCCCCCATGCCCAACATGGGAGGCCCTCCTATGCCCCCCAACCCCAATGGCCTGCCTCCCCCCTGGATGcagccccctcctccccccatgGGCCAGGGTCCAGGACCTCACGGACATCCCATGG GTCTGCTGCCACCTCCAATGGGCATGATGCCgcctccaccccctccccccagcAGTCAGCCACCACCTCCCCCTTCTGGACCCCTGCCACCGTGGCAGCAGCAGGCTCCACCTCCCCCGCCAACCAGCAGCATGGCAACCAGCACACCGCTGCCCTGGCAACAGA ATACCACCACCACATCCAGCCCTGGCACCGCCACCCTGCCTCCATGgcagcagccccagcagccTGCAGCCTCCGGAGCCCAGCCCCCACCACCCATGGGTACCCCATCCATGGTGCCGCCTCCCCCCGGAGTCCAGCCCCCATTGCCCCCCggtgcccctcctcctccccctccaccacctccaggCTCAACCGGCATGATGTACGCCCCACCACCGCCCCCGCCACCAATGGACCCTTCCAACTTCGTCACCATGATGGGGATGGGTGTGCCAGGCATGCCCCCCTTCGGCATGCCTCCTgccccaccacctcctccaccccaGAATTAA
- the sf1 gene encoding splicing factor 1 isoform X2 — MATGANATPLGKLHPSIGAKRGFDAGPGAGNGLMPTPGPPAAFPSLQGFQPSMPNTAFPQSHQFNAVAGFAAQAQQQPAVAAGLAKPDFGQKKHRKKSRWSSETPDQKTVIPGMPTVIPPGLTRDQERAYIVQLQIEDLTRKLRTGDLGIPVNPEDRSPSPEPIYNSEGKRLNTREYRTRKKIEEERHSLITEMVGLNPDFKPPADYKPPATRVNDKVMIPQDEYPEINFVGLLIGPRGNTLKNIEKECCAKIMIRGKGSVKEGKVGRKDGQMLPGEDEPLHALVTANTMENVKKAVEQIRNILKQGIETPEDQNDLRKMQLRELARLNGTLREDDNRILRPWQNSEPRSITNTTLCTKCGGAGHISSDCKYTSSFAAHRATGGEPPQSAQDKARMDKEYLSLMAELGEAPVPSSGGGHSSTQGGAPRASGPNSNQPPPQNRPPWMSSGPTENRNFHGMHGGPGGHGGPHNFPPPMPNMGGPPMPPNPNGLPPPWMQPPPPPMGQGPGPHGHPMGLLPPPMGMMPPPPPPPSSQPPPPPSGPLPPWQQQAPPPPPTSSMATSTPLPWQQNTTTTSSPGTATLPPWQQPQQPAASGAQPPPPMGTPSMVPPPPGVQPPLPPGAPPPPPPPPPGSTGMMYAPPPPPPPMDPSNFVTMMGMGVPGMPPFGMPPAPPPPPPQN, encoded by the exons ATGGCCACGGGAGCAAATGCAACTCCTTTAGGGAAGTTGCACCCCAGCATCGGCGCTAAACGAGGATTTGACGCTGGGCCTGGTGCAGGCAACGGGTTGATGCCGACGCCGGGGCCGCCTGCAGCCTTCCCGTCGCTACAAGGTTTCCAGCCCTCGATGCCAAACACAGCTTTTCCGCAGTCACATCAGTTCAATGCAGTGGCGGGTTTTGCGGCCCAGGCTCAACAACAACCAGCGGTGGCGGCCGGACTGGCCAAACCAG ATTTTGGtcagaagaaacacagaaagaaaagtcGTTGGAGCAGCGAGACGCCTGATCAGAAGACAGTCATACCGGGCATGCCCACTGTCATTCCCCCTGGACTAACCCGGGATCAAGAGAGAGCCTATATAG TCCAACTGCAGATTGAAGACCTGACTCGTAAACTGCGTACAGGAGACCTGGGAATCCCTGTTAACCCTGAGGACAG GTCTCCCTCTCCTGAGCCCATCTACAACAGTGAGGGCAAGAGGTTGAACACTCGCGAGTATCGCACGCGGAAGAAGATCGAAGAGGAACGTCACTCGCTCATCACTGAAATGGTCGGCCTCAACCCTGACTTCAAACCTCCTGCAGACTATAA ACCTCCGGCCACTAGAGTCAATGACAAAGTCATGATTCCCCAAGATGAATACCCCGAGATCAACTTTGTTGGTCTGCTTATTGGACCACG tGGTAATACCCTGAAGAACATTGAGAAGGAATGCTGCGCCAAGATCATGATCCGTGGTAAAGGATCTGTGAAGGAGGGGAAGGTTGGCCGAAAAGATGGACAAATGCTGCCAGGAGAGGACGAGCCTCTGCACGCCCTGGTCACTGCCAACACAATGGAGAATGTCAAGAAAGCTGTGGAGCAG ATTCGCAACATCCTTAAACAAGGCATTGAGACGCCTGAGGATCAGAATGACCTACGCAAGATGCAGCTGAGGGAGCTGGCCAGACTCAATGGTACACTGAGAGAAGATGACAACAG GATCCTTCGTCCTTGGCAGAACTCTGAGCCCCGCAGCATCACCAACACCACCCTCTGTACCAAATGTGGTGGAGCAGGCCACATCTCCTCTGACTGCAAGTACACAAG CTCATTCGCTGCCCACAGAGCAACTGGTGGTGAGCCTCCTCAGTCGGCCCAGGACAAGGCTCGTATGGACAAGGAGTATCTGTCCCTCATGGCTGAGCTGGGGGAGGCCCCAGTCCCTTCATCAGGTGGAGGACACTCCAGCACCCAGGGAGGAGCTCCTCGGGCCTCAGGACCCAATAGTAACCAGCCACCACCG cagaaCCGGCCTCCTTGGATGAGCTCTGGTCCAACTGAAAATAGGAACTTCCATGGCATGCACGGAGGGCCCGGCGGCCATGGAGGACCTCACAACTTCCCTCCCCCCATGCCCAACATGGGAGGCCCTCCTATGCCCCCCAACCCCAATGGCCTGCCTCCCCCCTGGATGcagccccctcctccccccatgGGCCAGGGTCCAGGACCTCACGGACATCCCATGG GTCTGCTGCCACCTCCAATGGGCATGATGCCgcctccaccccctccccccagcAGTCAGCCACCACCTCCCCCTTCTGGACCCCTGCCACCGTGGCAGCAGCAGGCTCCACCTCCCCCGCCAACCAGCAGCATGGCAACCAGCACACCGCTGCCCTGGCAACAGA ATACCACCACCACATCCAGCCCTGGCACCGCCACCCTGCCTCCATGgcagcagccccagcagccTGCAGCCTCCGGAGCCCAGCCCCCACCACCCATGGGTACCCCATCCATGGTGCCGCCTCCCCCCGGAGTCCAGCCCCCATTGCCCCCCggtgcccctcctcctccccctccaccacctccaggCTCAACCGGCATGATGTACGCCCCACCACCGCCCCCGCCACCAATGGACCCTTCCAACTTCGTCACCATGATGGGGATGGGTGTGCCAGGCATGCCCCCCTTCGGCATGCCTCCTgccccaccacctcctccaccccaGAATTAA